A DNA window from Chelativorans sp. AA-79 contains the following coding sequences:
- a CDS encoding hydantoinase/oxoprolinase family protein — protein sequence MNIVGVDIGGTFTDLVGYVGGHIVTSKTSTVPADPTKGIATSLDLAGCETGSVDELLHGSTIAINTVLERKGARTALLTTTGFRDVYAIGRSNRIEAFNLFFERPVPLVPRDLTFEVRERILATGEVLEPLDEKTLDEAVAWVDGMGVEAVAVCLLHAYVNPEHERRIGAALRQRRPDLFITLSHEILREYREYERTSTTVLNAFVGPRVGGYLRRLDGYLRDASFGGKVHIMRSNGGVMSLRLAQEQPVSMMESGPVAGMIGAGRLSKLLGLERCVGFDMGGTTAKSSLLTGGAPVIETGYVIGDKATGQPMQLPVVDIVEVGAGGGSIAWVDKTGGLHVGPQSVGADPGPACYGKGSADPVVTDADLLLGRINPRRFLNGGMALDVEAARRAMQEKVAGPLALSVPQAAHGVVRIADASMSLSVRAVSVNKGVDPRDTAMIAFGGAGPLHAISIAREIFIPTVVIPKLPGTFSALGMLMASWRQDFVQTLIGRVGDLQASHVEEVFAELAAAGQDQLTRDGIDPATADFHYYADLRYVGQEHAISIPVESAALLTGEARTVRDRFDREHDKRYGQSAPSETMEVVSLRLVLTAARSDSLAEQWLSQPWTPDSDAVTEHRDVVFDDPERPLKTQILWRNALKAGARIVGPAVIEEPNSTILIRPDDEVRVTEAGHLVVTLKY from the coding sequence GTGAACATCGTCGGCGTCGATATCGGAGGAACCTTCACCGATCTGGTGGGATATGTCGGCGGGCACATCGTCACATCGAAGACCTCGACCGTCCCCGCCGATCCGACAAAGGGTATCGCCACCAGCCTCGACCTGGCCGGATGCGAGACCGGGTCCGTCGACGAGCTTCTTCACGGCTCGACCATCGCCATCAACACGGTGCTGGAGCGCAAGGGTGCGCGCACCGCGCTTCTGACCACCACCGGCTTCCGCGATGTCTACGCCATCGGCCGGTCGAACCGCATTGAAGCCTTCAACCTATTCTTCGAGCGCCCCGTGCCGCTGGTGCCGCGCGACCTCACTTTCGAGGTCCGCGAACGCATCTTGGCGACAGGTGAGGTGCTTGAGCCGCTCGACGAAAAAACGCTCGACGAGGCGGTCGCCTGGGTCGACGGGATGGGCGTGGAAGCGGTCGCCGTCTGTCTGCTTCACGCCTACGTCAATCCCGAGCACGAGAGGCGCATCGGCGCGGCGCTGCGCCAGCGGCGACCCGATCTCTTCATCACCCTGTCGCACGAGATCCTGCGTGAATACCGCGAATACGAGCGCACCTCCACCACGGTTCTGAATGCCTTCGTGGGGCCGCGCGTCGGCGGCTATCTGCGCCGTCTCGACGGCTATTTGCGCGATGCCTCCTTCGGCGGCAAGGTGCACATCATGCGCTCCAACGGCGGCGTCATGTCGCTCAGGCTGGCGCAGGAGCAACCTGTGTCCATGATGGAGTCCGGCCCCGTCGCCGGCATGATCGGCGCCGGCCGCCTGTCGAAGCTGCTTGGGCTGGAGCGCTGCGTCGGCTTCGACATGGGCGGCACGACCGCGAAGTCGAGCCTCCTGACCGGCGGCGCTCCCGTCATCGAAACCGGCTATGTGATCGGCGACAAGGCGACGGGCCAGCCCATGCAGTTGCCGGTGGTCGACATCGTCGAGGTGGGCGCCGGCGGCGGCTCCATCGCCTGGGTCGACAAGACGGGCGGGCTGCATGTCGGGCCGCAGAGCGTCGGCGCGGACCCCGGACCGGCCTGCTACGGCAAGGGCTCGGCCGACCCGGTGGTGACCGATGCCGATCTCCTTCTCGGCCGCATCAACCCGCGGCGCTTTCTCAATGGCGGCATGGCGCTCGATGTCGAGGCCGCACGCCGCGCCATGCAGGAAAAGGTTGCCGGCCCGCTTGCACTCAGCGTGCCGCAGGCCGCGCATGGCGTGGTCCGCATCGCCGACGCCTCCATGTCGCTCTCCGTGCGCGCGGTGTCGGTCAACAAGGGCGTGGACCCGCGCGACACGGCGATGATCGCCTTCGGCGGAGCCGGCCCCCTTCATGCCATCTCCATTGCGCGCGAGATCTTCATCCCCACCGTCGTCATTCCCAAGCTGCCCGGCACCTTCTCCGCGCTCGGCATGCTGATGGCCTCGTGGCGGCAGGATTTCGTGCAGACGCTGATCGGCAGAGTCGGCGATCTGCAGGCGAGCCATGTCGAGGAGGTTTTCGCGGAACTCGCCGCGGCGGGCCAGGACCAGCTGACGCGCGACGGCATAGACCCGGCCACTGCCGATTTCCACTACTACGCTGATCTTCGCTATGTCGGCCAGGAGCATGCGATATCCATCCCCGTCGAGAGCGCCGCGCTTTTAACCGGCGAGGCCCGCACGGTCCGCGACCGCTTCGACCGCGAGCACGACAAGCGTTACGGCCAGTCCGCCCCTAGCGAGACCATGGAGGTGGTCAGCCTGCGCCTGGTGTTGACGGCAGCCCGCTCCGACTCACTGGCCGAGCAATGGCTGTCGCAGCCGTGGACGCCCGACAGCGATGCCGTCACGGAACACCGCGATGTCGTCTTCGACGATCCCGAGCGCCCGCTGAAAACGCAGATCCTGTGGCGCAACGCGCTGAAGGCGGGCGCGCGCATCGTCGGTCCGGCGGTGATCGAAGAACCGAACTCCACCATCCTCATTCGTCCCGACGACGAGGTCCGCGTCACCGAGGCCGGGCATCTCGTCGTCACGCTGAAATATTGA
- a CDS encoding hydantoinase B/oxoprolinase family protein, with amino-acid sequence MTKATTDPITIEVVRNAVVAYADEMADVLSKSAYNMMIYEVRDYCCGLIDTDGRMISQNRGGLPIFLADLGVAVEDGIKRYGLDGFAEGDVLVMNHGHICGQHLNNVVVYAPCFHGGELIGFAANRAHWVDIGGGRQGFGSNATTDIYSEGLQMRSLKIYDAGKANETLLQIIRDNIRYPDASLGDLRAQIASCQVGARRFGELVGRYSRATVDECVATIWAQADRQVRSVIEKIPDGTYSATSFLDNDGRALDKPLRIKVTVTVKGARMSVDFSEMNPQVDGPLNSGRSGGIAAARVAFKALTSPNLDVNEGCFRSLDVVLPEGTMLSARPPAALGQWSIALPTVIDTILKALAPAVPEMIPAAHKGDMGGCSFFGFYGDGSRFLLMNIFGGGWGGRPHGDGASASVSVCQGDVRNTPVELQEIKYPFVIERHMLRPDSGGAGRYRGGLGVELTYRVLRACKGNINFDRTVTPPWGLNGGKEGAVSLAIIERADGRTENVNKATNVAFEPGDRVTFLTAGGGGYGDPRERDRGLLESDIEKGLVSAEVARRDYGFAAPGESEPAMRLAANS; translated from the coding sequence ATGACCAAAGCCACCACCGATCCGATCACCATCGAAGTCGTGCGAAACGCCGTCGTGGCCTATGCCGACGAAATGGCCGACGTCCTGTCCAAGTCGGCCTACAACATGATGATCTACGAGGTGCGCGACTATTGCTGCGGCCTGATCGACACCGATGGCCGCATGATATCGCAGAACCGCGGCGGCCTGCCGATCTTCCTCGCCGACCTTGGCGTGGCGGTCGAGGACGGGATAAAGCGTTACGGGCTCGACGGCTTCGCCGAGGGCGACGTGCTGGTGATGAACCATGGCCACATCTGCGGCCAGCATCTCAACAATGTCGTGGTCTATGCCCCCTGCTTCCATGGGGGCGAGTTGATCGGCTTTGCGGCGAACCGCGCCCACTGGGTCGACATCGGCGGCGGTCGCCAGGGTTTTGGGTCGAACGCGACGACGGATATCTACAGCGAGGGTCTGCAGATGCGCTCGCTGAAGATTTACGACGCCGGCAAGGCGAACGAGACGCTGTTGCAGATCATCCGCGACAACATCCGCTATCCGGATGCGAGCCTCGGCGACCTGCGCGCCCAGATCGCGTCGTGTCAGGTCGGGGCGCGCCGGTTCGGGGAACTCGTCGGGCGCTATTCGCGTGCCACCGTCGACGAATGCGTCGCCACCATCTGGGCGCAGGCCGACCGGCAGGTCCGTTCGGTCATCGAGAAGATCCCCGACGGCACCTATTCGGCCACCAGCTTCCTGGACAATGACGGCCGCGCGCTCGACAAGCCGCTGCGCATCAAGGTGACGGTCACGGTCAAGGGCGCGCGCATGTCCGTCGATTTCTCCGAGATGAACCCGCAAGTCGACGGCCCGCTCAATTCCGGCCGCTCGGGCGGCATCGCCGCCGCACGCGTGGCCTTCAAGGCGCTCACCTCGCCCAATCTCGACGTCAACGAAGGCTGCTTCCGCTCCCTCGACGTGGTGCTGCCCGAGGGCACCATGCTGAGCGCCAGGCCGCCGGCCGCGCTCGGCCAATGGAGCATCGCACTGCCGACCGTCATCGACACCATCCTGAAGGCGCTGGCGCCCGCGGTGCCCGAGATGATCCCTGCCGCCCACAAGGGCGACATGGGCGGCTGCTCGTTCTTCGGCTTCTACGGCGACGGGTCGCGCTTCCTGCTCATGAACATCTTCGGCGGCGGCTGGGGCGGCCGGCCGCATGGCGACGGCGCGTCCGCCTCCGTCTCCGTGTGCCAGGGCGACGTGCGCAACACGCCAGTAGAGCTGCAGGAGATCAAATATCCCTTTGTGATCGAGCGACACATGCTGCGCCCCGATTCCGGCGGCGCCGGGCGCTACCGCGGCGGGCTGGGCGTGGAGCTCACCTATCGCGTGCTGCGCGCCTGCAAGGGCAACATCAATTTCGATCGCACCGTCACCCCGCCTTGGGGCCTTAATGGCGGCAAGGAAGGTGCCGTCAGCCTGGCGATCATCGAGCGCGCGGACGGCAGGACAGAGAATGTCAACAAGGCGACCAATGTCGCCTTCGAGCCGGGCGATCGCGTGACCTTCCTGACCGCCGGCGGCGGCGGTTACGGCGATCCGCGCGAGCGTGACCGCGGGCTCTTGGAAAGCGACATCGAAAAAGGGCTCGTATCGGCCGAGGTCGCCCGCCGGGACTATGGGTTCGCGGCACCGGGTGAATCGGAGCCGGCGATGCGCCTGGCTGCGAATTCATGA
- a CDS encoding Xaa-Pro peptidase family protein codes for MTARKVADTRRRRLIEAMKDAGLDVVVLYGNAWQNDYLRYAADFGILEGEGIAVVTSEGETLLYLDDPFEADRAAVECPGLETVVTDDIVADAAAAIERLGNRRIAAGPKRHLPYGLARRREDRRFDDATPILDRLLMVKAEEELQAVRRAARLADEGYAVFRNAARVGRKDYELIAEIEAFFRANGVEDNFMIIGAGGPEVRGMAPPSGKMLKAGDLVTTELTPCVDGYYVQICRTLVIGKASEAQKKAFAVYHEAMIAGIDAVRPGITAAAIAKAENDVFRRHGLGNYVTSEYTRVRGHGLGLFPDTKPHILEDVTTTIEEGMSLIVHPNTYHPDVGYMVLGDSLIVTGQGAQVLTTTPRELFSMAADRRAA; via the coding sequence GTGACGGCGAGGAAGGTGGCGGATACGCGCAGGCGCCGGCTGATCGAGGCGATGAAGGACGCGGGCCTCGATGTCGTGGTGCTCTACGGCAACGCCTGGCAGAACGATTATCTGCGCTACGCCGCCGATTTCGGCATTCTTGAAGGCGAGGGCATCGCCGTCGTGACGAGCGAGGGCGAAACGTTGCTCTATCTCGACGATCCGTTCGAGGCCGACCGCGCAGCCGTGGAATGCCCCGGCCTGGAGACGGTAGTGACCGACGATATCGTCGCCGATGCCGCAGCCGCCATCGAGCGGCTCGGCAATCGCCGTATCGCCGCCGGCCCGAAACGGCATTTGCCCTACGGCCTCGCGCGCCGGCGGGAGGATCGTCGCTTCGACGACGCAACACCCATCCTCGACCGTCTCCTGATGGTCAAGGCGGAAGAGGAATTGCAGGCGGTTCGTCGTGCGGCACGGCTTGCCGACGAGGGCTATGCCGTCTTCCGCAATGCCGCGCGCGTGGGCAGGAAGGACTATGAGCTGATCGCCGAGATCGAGGCGTTCTTCCGCGCCAACGGCGTCGAAGACAACTTCATGATCATCGGCGCCGGCGGCCCGGAAGTGCGCGGCATGGCACCGCCTTCCGGCAAGATGTTGAAGGCTGGCGATCTCGTGACGACCGAGCTCACGCCCTGCGTAGATGGCTATTATGTGCAGATCTGTCGGACGCTCGTCATCGGAAAGGCAAGCGAGGCGCAGAAGAAGGCCTTCGCCGTCTATCACGAGGCCATGATTGCGGGCATCGATGCGGTGAGGCCGGGCATCACTGCCGCCGCCATCGCGAAGGCGGAGAACGACGTCTTCCGCCGCCACGGCCTCGGCAACTACGTGACCAGCGAATACACCCGCGTGCGCGGCCACGGGCTCGGCCTCTTTCCCGACACCAAGCCGCATATCCTCGAGGACGTGACCACGACGATCGAGGAGGGCATGTCGCTCATCGTGCATCCCAACACCTACCACCCGGACGTCGGCTACATGGTGCTGGGGGATTCCCTCATCGTGACCGGGCAGGGCGCACAGGTGCTGACGACAACGCCCCGGGAGCTGTTTTCCATGGCGGCGGACAGGAGGGCGGCATGA
- a CDS encoding aminopeptidase P family N-terminal domain-containing protein — protein MRHGLMLWREDELSQGDVLARQRRLQAAMRESGLDAVLVYTNHVRSAGVTYLTGFTPYWSDALLLVPREGQAIFATALSKRVGNWIRSTNPTVEIAHSPQPGRMAGERLSALGAGNIGVVELDRMPGGLVEEITSKTDAKLIDASDLFAAVRALPNAAELALATTADRIAANAFAEIPADRRLVGDVTEVLELNARLAGAEECYVAAAPDLAADRRLARIKGNAPLGGYFAIRLSVAYNGVWIRRTESLARMAADGAVAEAARAADRLAEAIDPSAQPAPQIAGHALPAGMTILDWTVEAPVVTRPLQPVASSTRPAMRNIPYGVLTLTIGTAHTPLVFTRSFGLARQTARGGGVA, from the coding sequence ATGAGACACGGCCTCATGCTCTGGCGCGAAGACGAGCTGTCGCAGGGCGATGTTCTCGCCCGTCAGCGCCGCCTGCAGGCGGCCATGCGCGAGAGCGGGCTGGATGCCGTGCTCGTCTACACCAACCACGTGCGCTCGGCCGGCGTGACCTATCTGACCGGCTTCACGCCCTATTGGTCGGACGCCCTGCTGCTCGTTCCGCGGGAGGGCCAGGCCATCTTCGCGACAGCTCTGTCGAAGCGCGTCGGCAATTGGATCCGCTCGACCAATCCGACGGTCGAAATCGCCCATTCGCCGCAGCCTGGCAGGATGGCGGGCGAGCGGCTTTCCGCTCTGGGTGCCGGAAACATCGGCGTTGTCGAACTCGACCGCATGCCCGGCGGCCTCGTCGAGGAGATCACCTCCAAGACCGATGCGAAGCTGATCGACGCGAGCGATCTCTTCGCCGCTGTCCGTGCCCTGCCGAATGCTGCCGAACTGGCGCTTGCCACGACGGCGGATCGGATTGCCGCCAACGCGTTTGCCGAGATACCGGCCGACCGTCGGCTGGTGGGCGACGTGACGGAGGTGCTGGAACTGAACGCGCGGCTGGCCGGAGCCGAGGAATGCTACGTCGCCGCCGCCCCCGATCTGGCGGCCGACCGGCGCCTCGCCCGCATAAAGGGCAACGCTCCGCTCGGCGGATATTTCGCCATCCGCCTTTCCGTCGCCTATAACGGCGTCTGGATCCGCCGCACCGAAAGCCTCGCCCGCATGGCGGCCGACGGCGCGGTGGCCGAGGCGGCGCGGGCCGCCGACCGTCTCGCTGAGGCGATCGACCCATCCGCGCAGCCGGCGCCGCAGATCGCCGGGCACGCCTTGCCCGCCGGCATGACGATCCTCGACTGGACGGTGGAGGCACCGGTCGTGACGCGACCGCTCCAGCCGGTGGCGTCCAGCACCCGGCCGGCGATGCGGAACATCCCTTATGGCGTCCTGACATTGACCATCGGCACTGCACACACGCCACTCGTCTTCACGCGATCGTTCGGCCTCGCGCGCCAGACGGCGCGGGGAGGGGGTGTCGCATGA
- a CDS encoding MmgE/PrpD family protein produces the protein MTTRVLARRLAEIAVDARTEAAAAFHTVDTLAALAAGLEAQEGAAIGRFLDEGDPVSTAAAMAAVIRFTECDDIEVPSCLTPGCIAVPVAGEFASSPRSYVRAVEAGYATGLCLARAVGGAAALARGVWPTLFAAPAIAAATAAAALDLDEETTAQALAIAIAGSSGRAGQPGGNLSGRWLAIGEATLKGVRAVMAARAGFGGDPALLSPEWLAAQSSAELAALEHLEALPAHAVASVGLKPFVAARQGMNAIEAFSAMLADGLQPASILSAEVELPPDAVPVVSRPLDTGRRLSTIAHLGLQLGIAAFERDRLFDVARAHPFDARTIAFAAKVTVKPEVSLAAEAGHSFPARVVVQTADGFSEKRCAVLPGDMADDAPLATLQRKIEGLGVAGALGGLASALRNGDAIDDERTRVHAALKARLGGENESRGFVRLV, from the coding sequence ATGACCACGCGTGTCCTCGCCCGCCGGCTTGCCGAAATCGCCGTCGACGCCCGCACGGAAGCCGCCGCAGCATTCCACACGGTCGACACGCTGGCCGCGCTGGCGGCCGGGCTGGAGGCGCAGGAGGGCGCGGCCATCGGACGCTTCCTCGACGAGGGCGACCCCGTCTCCACGGCGGCGGCCATGGCGGCCGTGATCCGCTTCACCGAGTGTGATGATATCGAGGTGCCGAGCTGCCTGACGCCGGGCTGCATAGCGGTTCCGGTCGCCGGTGAATTCGCGTCGAGCCCCCGCTCCTATGTCCGCGCAGTCGAGGCAGGATATGCGACCGGTCTTTGCCTCGCCCGCGCCGTTGGCGGTGCGGCAGCACTTGCGCGCGGCGTCTGGCCGACGCTTTTCGCGGCTCCGGCAATCGCGGCTGCAACGGCTGCGGCCGCACTCGACCTGGACGAGGAGACGACGGCCCAGGCGCTGGCGATCGCCATCGCCGGCAGCTCGGGGCGTGCGGGGCAGCCCGGCGGCAACCTGTCCGGCCGGTGGCTGGCGATCGGCGAGGCGACGCTCAAGGGCGTGCGAGCGGTAATGGCCGCGCGCGCCGGCTTCGGCGGCGATCCCGCGCTCCTGTCGCCCGAATGGCTGGCCGCCCAGTCGTCCGCGGAACTTGCGGCGCTGGAGCATCTGGAAGCATTGCCGGCGCACGCTGTGGCGTCGGTCGGGCTAAAACCCTTCGTCGCTGCGCGTCAGGGCATGAATGCAATCGAAGCGTTTTCCGCCATGCTGGCCGATGGCCTGCAGCCGGCCTCAATCCTGTCGGCCGAGGTGGAGCTGCCGCCGGACGCGGTTCCCGTCGTCAGCCGTCCGCTCGATACCGGAAGACGCCTTTCCACGATCGCCCATCTCGGCCTCCAGCTCGGCATCGCCGCCTTCGAGCGCGACCGCCTGTTCGACGTGGCGCGCGCGCATCCTTTCGATGCCCGGACAATTGCCTTTGCAGCGAAGGTGACCGTGAAGCCGGAAGTCTCGCTCGCGGCAGAGGCCGGTCACAGTTTTCCCGCGCGCGTCGTTGTGCAGACGGCGGACGGCTTCAGCGAAAAGCGGTGCGCCGTGCTGCCGGGCGACATGGCGGACGACGCGCCGCTCGCGACCTTGCAGCGAAAGATCGAAGGCCTCGGCGTCGCCGGTGCACTCGGTGGTCTCGCCTCGGCCCTGCGAAACGGCGATGCGATCGATGATGAGCGGACGCGCGTCCATGCGGCATTGAAGGCTCGCCTTGGCGGGGAGAATGAAAGCCGGGGGTTCGTCCGGCTCGTCTGA
- a CDS encoding ABC transporter substrate-binding protein, with amino-acid sequence MKRPTGILIAGLAALAVLATPAAAQDAPEKADITIGLPVTTSTFLPLYIADEEGFFEEEGINVEIVAFRGGTDMVRGMVAGAVDIGVTSLAGVAVGIAAEQPLKVFYGGFNMAVFDWYAVSEIDSMADAKGKRFGVTRVGSSTDFLTRYALQRQGLDPDSDVQIIQGGGSVERLAAMEAGQIDVNIFATPEKFMAADAGFKPILKQTDIAPDYPFHVFFATEDFIQANPNTIRAVLRGFVKGVRLAKADRDRAIEVLVDRVGMEEDYAGRGYDDFIDKVYEDGRLPSEEGMQAFWEIGIESGEYEEAWPKERYFDPTFVDTYEEWKPAE; translated from the coding sequence ATGAAGAGACCAACTGGAATTCTGATAGCAGGGCTTGCGGCCCTGGCGGTGCTGGCCACCCCGGCGGCGGCCCAGGATGCGCCGGAAAAGGCCGACATCACGATCGGCCTGCCGGTGACGACATCGACCTTCCTGCCGCTCTACATAGCGGACGAAGAGGGTTTCTTCGAGGAAGAAGGAATCAATGTCGAGATCGTTGCGTTTCGCGGCGGCACGGACATGGTGCGCGGCATGGTCGCTGGCGCCGTCGATATCGGCGTCACCTCGCTGGCGGGCGTGGCGGTGGGCATTGCCGCCGAACAGCCGCTCAAGGTCTTCTATGGCGGTTTCAACATGGCCGTCTTCGACTGGTATGCCGTGTCCGAGATCGACAGCATGGCGGATGCCAAGGGTAAGCGTTTCGGCGTCACCCGCGTCGGTTCCTCGACGGACTTCCTCACGCGTTACGCACTTCAGAGGCAGGGGCTCGATCCGGACTCCGACGTGCAGATCATCCAGGGCGGCGGCTCCGTCGAGCGGCTGGCGGCGATGGAGGCCGGGCAGATCGACGTCAACATCTTCGCCACGCCGGAGAAGTTCATGGCCGCTGATGCCGGCTTCAAGCCGATCCTCAAGCAGACGGACATCGCGCCCGACTACCCCTTCCATGTCTTCTTCGCTACCGAGGACTTCATCCAGGCCAATCCCAACACGATCCGCGCCGTGCTGCGCGGTTTCGTGAAGGGTGTGCGGCTTGCCAAGGCAGACAGGGATCGCGCAATCGAGGTGCTGGTCGACCGCGTCGGCATGGAGGAGGACTATGCCGGGCGCGGCTATGACGACTTCATTGACAAGGTCTACGAGGATGGCCGCTTGCCCTCCGAGGAAGGCATGCAGGCGTTCTGGGAAATCGGCATCGAATCGGGAGAATACGAGGAGGCATGGCCGAAGGAGCGCTACTTCGACCCGACCTTCGTCGACACCTACGAAGAATGGAAGCCGGCCGAGTAA
- a CDS encoding ABC transporter ATP-binding protein: MAQIEIRDLTIEYRKPNSDEPFVAVDRVSLDIAKGEFVTIVGSSGCGKSTLLLAAAGLVNSASGTITINGKEVSGPGPDRAMVFQEASLLPWRSVLGNVRFGLEMQRWKKDDPTERARRFIRMVGLGAFSDYHPHQLSGGMRQRVNIARALAVDPHVLLMDEPFGALDAQTREVMGDELLKIWERDRKTALFVTHDIDEAVFLGDRVVVMGRDPGHIREIIDIDLPRPRTAAMLDSDQFAAYRRRLREGLGEDMAAMHMITEAA; the protein is encoded by the coding sequence ATGGCACAGATCGAAATTCGCGACCTGACGATCGAATACCGCAAGCCGAACAGCGACGAGCCGTTCGTTGCGGTCGACCGGGTCTCGCTCGATATCGCCAAGGGCGAGTTCGTGACCATCGTGGGCTCGAGCGGCTGCGGCAAGAGCACGCTGCTTCTGGCGGCGGCCGGTTTGGTGAACAGCGCCAGCGGCACCATCACGATCAACGGCAAGGAAGTCAGCGGTCCCGGCCCGGACCGGGCGATGGTCTTTCAGGAGGCGTCGCTGCTGCCGTGGCGTTCCGTGCTCGGCAATGTCAGGTTCGGCCTGGAGATGCAGCGCTGGAAGAAGGACGATCCGACGGAGCGCGCCCGGCGCTTCATCCGCATGGTGGGCCTCGGCGCTTTCTCGGACTACCACCCGCACCAGCTTTCCGGCGGCATGCGCCAGCGTGTCAACATCGCGCGCGCACTTGCCGTCGACCCGCACGTCCTTCTCATGGACGAGCCATTCGGCGCGCTCGACGCGCAGACGCGCGAGGTGATGGGCGATGAGTTGCTCAAGATATGGGAGCGCGACCGCAAGACGGCGCTGTTCGTCACGCATGACATAGATGAGGCGGTGTTCCTCGGCGACCGGGTGGTCGTCATGGGCCGCGACCCCGGCCACATCAGGGAAATCATCGACATCGACCTGCCGCGGCCGCGCACCGCCGCCATGCTCGACAGCGATCAATTCGCCGCTTACCGGCGCCGGCTGCGCGAGGGGCTCGGCGAGGACATGGCCGCCATGCACATGATAACCGAGGCCGCGTGA
- a CDS encoding ABC transporter permease, whose amino-acid sequence MAMATSKSTAMEGRAWNACFPLSRSTTISCLSVLLFFVVWQVAPELGLVNGRFTSQPTKVAVAALEVFASDDFFYHARISLTEFALGFALALVVSVPLGALLGTSKHARYVLDPPLMALYIAPTLVLLPIMVIWLGIGMASKVAVVFLGVIFPIIVNTMAGMREADPRLIRAARSFGASRLDIFTRILVPGSLPSILMGVRLAVGRGVLGVVVGELYVSQAGVGHQLMTYGSSMRIDRLLVYALVISVFGYTLTSLVRLLESRVRNWRTE is encoded by the coding sequence ATGGCGATGGCCACGAGCAAATCCACCGCGATGGAAGGACGGGCCTGGAACGCCTGTTTCCCGCTGTCGCGCTCGACGACGATCTCGTGCCTGTCCGTGCTTCTCTTCTTCGTCGTGTGGCAGGTCGCGCCGGAGCTTGGGCTGGTCAACGGACGCTTCACCAGCCAGCCGACGAAGGTGGCGGTCGCCGCCCTCGAAGTCTTCGCCAGCGACGACTTTTTCTATCACGCGCGCATCAGCCTGACCGAGTTCGCGCTCGGTTTCGCCCTCGCCCTCGTCGTCAGCGTGCCGCTGGGCGCGCTGCTGGGCACGTCCAAACATGCGCGCTACGTTCTCGACCCGCCGCTCATGGCGCTCTACATCGCGCCCACCCTCGTGCTCCTGCCGATCATGGTCATCTGGCTCGGCATCGGCATGGCATCGAAGGTCGCGGTCGTCTTCCTCGGCGTGATCTTCCCCATCATCGTCAACACCATGGCCGGCATGCGCGAGGCGGATCCGCGGCTGATCAGGGCCGCGCGTTCCTTTGGCGCCAGCAGGCTCGACATCTTCACCCGCATCCTGGTACCGGGCTCGCTGCCCTCCATCCTGATGGGTGTGCGGCTTGCCGTCGGGCGCGGCGTTCTCGGCGTCGTTGTGGGCGAGCTCTACGTCTCGCAGGCCGGCGTCGGGCACCAGCTCATGACCTACGGCTCGTCAATGCGCATCGACCGGCTTCTGGTCTACGCGCTGGTGATCAGCGTCTTCGGCTACACCTTGACCTCTCTCGTCCGGTTGCTGGAAAGCCGTGTGCGCAACTGGAGGACGGAATGA
- a CDS encoding ABC transporter permease: MMTELYRRYEALVLGTLSLLTIGLLWQAVVSAGLINPFFISTPGAVFKEMGVQFADGTLVENILASLHSFVLALALAAGVGIGLGMLAGWFPDAEAALEPFIWFKYSAPTIAFYPLFVAWLGYGTPTIVAIAFLFALTPIYANTLSGIKNVDRDLVRAAHSFGARPLDIFLRVALPGSVPIVVAGLRLGVGRALTGVVVAELFGASAGLGYSIAYHAQLLQTTKMMVSILVIILLGVVLTQMLSWLEKKTDSWRVP; encoded by the coding sequence ATGATGACCGAACTCTACCGGCGCTATGAGGCGCTTGTCCTCGGTACGCTCTCCCTGCTGACGATCGGCCTCCTTTGGCAGGCTGTCGTCTCGGCGGGACTGATCAACCCCTTCTTCATCTCCACGCCCGGCGCGGTGTTCAAGGAGATGGGGGTGCAGTTCGCCGACGGCACGCTCGTCGAGAACATCCTGGCCAGCCTTCATTCCTTCGTGCTGGCGCTGGCGCTCGCGGCAGGCGTGGGCATCGGGCTCGGCATGCTGGCGGGCTGGTTCCCGGACGCCGAGGCGGCGCTAGAGCCGTTCATCTGGTTCAAGTATTCCGCGCCAACCATCGCCTTCTACCCGCTCTTCGTCGCCTGGCTCGGCTACGGCACGCCGACCATCGTGGCCATCGCCTTCCTGTTCGCGCTCACGCCGATCTACGCAAACACGCTGTCCGGCATCAAGAATGTCGACCGGGACCTCGTTCGCGCCGCCCATTCATTCGGCGCGCGGCCGCTCGATATCTTCCTGCGGGTGGCGCTGCCCGGGTCCGTGCCGATCGTGGTGGCCGGCCTGCGGCTCGGGGTAGGGCGGGCGCTGACCGGCGTAGTGGTGGCCGAACTCTTCGGCGCCAGCGCGGGGCTCGGCTACAGCATCGCCTATCACGCCCAGCTCCTGCAGACGACCAAGATGATGGTCTCGATCCTCGTCATCATCCTGCTCGGCGTGGTGCTGACGCAGATGCTTTCCTGGCTGGAGAAGAAGACCGATTCCTGGCGCGTCCCCTGA